A window from Dehalobacter sp. DCA encodes these proteins:
- the deoC gene encoding deoxyribose-phosphate aldolase, which produces MKIAGRIDHTLLKSEATEKDIVGLCHEAVKHGFASVCVNPVYICTAARLLHGTSVIPCTVIGFPLGAAFTEIKMQEILAAKAHGAREVDAVMCIGKAKSGDWKAVQRDVNLMVQTAQGCGLKIKMIIETGLLNEDEKQKAAEIVREAGADYIKTSTGYFGGATVEDVKNLKNWTGPGVKVKASGGIKTKEFALELIKAGADRLGTSSGIVIIQ; this is translated from the coding sequence ATGAAAATTGCCGGAAGAATTGACCATACGCTTCTGAAATCTGAAGCGACGGAGAAGGATATCGTCGGTCTTTGTCATGAGGCTGTCAAACACGGTTTTGCTTCCGTTTGTGTAAATCCCGTGTATATCTGTACCGCCGCACGCCTGCTGCACGGAACGAGTGTCATACCGTGCACGGTCATAGGTTTTCCACTTGGAGCTGCGTTTACCGAAATAAAGATGCAGGAGATTCTGGCAGCGAAAGCCCATGGTGCGCGGGAAGTCGATGCCGTGATGTGCATCGGCAAAGCCAAATCCGGCGATTGGAAGGCCGTGCAGCGTGACGTGAATTTGATGGTTCAGACGGCACAGGGCTGCGGTCTAAAAATAAAAATGATTATTGAAACCGGGCTTTTGAACGAGGACGAAAAGCAGAAGGCGGCTGAAATTGTCCGGGAAGCCGGAGCAGACTATATCAAAACATCGACCGGTTATTTTGGTGGCGCAACAGTTGAAGACGTCAAGAACCTGAAAAACTGGACAGGCCCTGGTGTTAAAGTCAAAGCATCCGGCGGAATCAAGACGAAAGAGTTTGCCTTGGAACTGATCAAAGCAGGTGCCGACAGACTCGGAACCAGTTCCGGGATCGTAATAATCCAGTAG
- the recO gene encoding DNA repair protein RecO, which produces MAVYQADAIVIRSREYGESDRLITLFSREKGKLEAVAKGVRKPKSTQRGGTQLFTYADFLLYRGKTLDTVNQAQPRENFIHLWDDFDRTITASAMVELLDISTVREQPDPELFTLTLSFLFLLKHLDPYMAQAAYALRLMHLQGYLPSMEGCTECGRDLSGEQVYLSAEAGGFLCAACKNNRIVKALNPGSLALMRQLYQADLVKIDRLRWNKKMRQEILESLCHYCEQKFERKLLAWRQGSEFWNK; this is translated from the coding sequence ATGGCGGTCTATCAGGCGGATGCAATTGTGATCCGCAGCAGGGAGTATGGTGAGTCGGACAGGCTTATCACGCTTTTTTCAAGGGAAAAAGGAAAGCTGGAGGCTGTGGCCAAGGGGGTTCGGAAACCCAAAAGCACCCAGAGGGGCGGGACGCAGCTTTTTACGTATGCCGATTTTTTGCTGTACAGGGGGAAAACACTGGATACGGTGAATCAGGCTCAGCCCCGGGAAAACTTCATCCATCTCTGGGACGATTTTGACCGGACGATCACCGCGTCGGCAATGGTCGAGCTGCTGGATATTTCTACTGTCAGGGAACAGCCTGATCCGGAACTGTTCACCCTTACCTTAAGCTTTCTTTTTTTGCTCAAACATCTTGACCCGTATATGGCTCAGGCCGCTTATGCGCTTAGGCTCATGCACCTGCAGGGTTATCTGCCGTCGATGGAGGGTTGTACCGAATGCGGCAGAGACCTTTCCGGCGAACAGGTCTATTTGAGTGCGGAGGCCGGAGGTTTTCTTTGCGCAGCCTGTAAAAACAACCGGATTGTCAAAGCGCTGAATCCGGGAAGCCTGGCCCTGATGCGCCAGCTGTACCAGGCCGATCTCGTGAAGATTGATCGACTGCGCTGGAACAAAAAAATGCGGCAGGAAATCCTCGAAAGTCTTTGCCATTACTGTGAACAGAAATTTGAACGCAAACTCCTGGCCTGGAGACAAGGCAGTGAGTTCTGGAACAAGTGA
- a CDS encoding HD family phosphohydrolase, giving the protein MNKKLKTMLLPKKTKNAMTKYQIALFVLFFILLTAILASDLFQSKLNIESGEPSPELITAPYEKKVTDLAKFQEEQEAAANAVGPVYMADDDQISNLSKDLDRTFEILADQKDSKDSLTEKMDELRKKVPYSELSNSTLEALLNLSDHEIVSASGTSSVVILGIASDAETGARSQAEVSLLRDRMSEQINQSNVTEPVKELINKFIEQCVIKPTLTIDEEATKKMQDIAISKVKPSIRTYRENEKIIGPGEIVDDQIYQALQAYGLIKVESPWKPASGIAIIVLVSMIILILFAYQFSPDTFTHWQRMVLIGLLMIVALAMGKAFMAISLGDNDLNTLTAILIPAAWVTMTVTLLLGVKIAVLVGVILAIFTGMMADPGNMGAAGSLAALFSLLSGIVGIQGVAKLDRRSELARAGLFVALVNIALVSGVALILQISPTDWLIGCMLSVANGFLTSVLTMGVLPWLEQGFNITSAVRLLELSNPNAPLLKSLLIEAPGTYHHSVLVGNLAETAAEEIKADPVLVRVGALYHDIGKLKRPYFFIENQFSKDNPHEKIAPTLSSLIIISHIKDGLEMAKEHKLPSNIQDIIAQHHGDSTASFFYHKALEENPDISEEAFRYDGQRPQSKEAALVLLADNVEAAVRSQKDSSPGKIEGLVRKIIKEKFDEGLLDQCDLTFKDLDKISIAFVKVLSGIFHSRIEYPELPSAKTKVAEEAGTGQKQEEPKTQKENESPTKQDSEPGSPSEKNNSHG; this is encoded by the coding sequence TTGAATAAAAAATTGAAAACAATGCTTTTGCCTAAAAAGACCAAGAATGCTATGACAAAATACCAGATAGCATTATTTGTGCTGTTCTTTATTCTTTTAACCGCGATATTGGCCTCGGATCTTTTTCAGTCTAAATTAAATATTGAATCCGGTGAGCCCAGTCCGGAATTGATCACGGCACCTTATGAAAAGAAAGTGACAGATCTCGCCAAGTTCCAGGAAGAACAGGAAGCAGCGGCAAATGCAGTCGGACCTGTTTATATGGCCGATGACGATCAAATCTCCAACTTGTCAAAAGATTTGGATCGGACATTTGAGATTCTGGCGGATCAGAAAGATTCTAAGGACAGTCTTACAGAAAAAATGGACGAGCTCCGCAAGAAAGTCCCTTATAGCGAATTATCGAACAGCACGCTTGAAGCGCTGCTGAATTTGTCTGATCACGAGATTGTATCTGCCTCCGGAACTAGTTCAGTTGTCATCCTTGGGATAGCAAGCGATGCCGAGACCGGAGCGAGATCTCAGGCAGAAGTATCACTTTTACGGGACCGAATGAGTGAACAGATCAATCAATCCAACGTAACTGAACCTGTGAAAGAACTTATAAATAAATTTATTGAACAGTGTGTGATCAAACCGACACTGACCATCGATGAAGAAGCGACAAAGAAAATGCAGGATATTGCCATTTCTAAGGTTAAACCATCCATCCGGACCTATCGAGAAAATGAAAAAATTATAGGACCGGGGGAAATTGTTGATGATCAGATTTATCAGGCCCTGCAGGCGTACGGATTGATCAAAGTAGAATCTCCATGGAAGCCGGCTTCCGGTATTGCAATTATTGTCCTGGTTTCGATGATTATTTTGATTTTGTTCGCCTACCAGTTCAGCCCCGACACGTTTACCCACTGGCAAAGGATGGTGCTGATCGGACTTCTGATGATTGTTGCGCTGGCCATGGGTAAAGCCTTTATGGCGATCAGTCTTGGGGACAATGATTTAAACACTTTGACGGCTATCCTGATACCTGCGGCCTGGGTTACGATGACGGTTACACTCCTGCTTGGCGTTAAGATCGCAGTTCTGGTAGGCGTCATTCTGGCTATTTTCACCGGGATGATGGCAGATCCAGGGAATATGGGAGCAGCAGGTTCGCTGGCAGCCTTATTTTCTTTGCTTAGCGGCATCGTCGGCATACAGGGTGTTGCTAAACTGGACCGCCGTTCTGAGCTGGCCAGGGCAGGATTGTTTGTGGCTTTGGTAAACATTGCCCTTGTAAGCGGTGTTGCCTTGATCCTTCAGATTAGTCCGACCGATTGGCTGATCGGATGCATGCTGAGCGTTGCCAACGGATTTCTGACGTCTGTTCTTACCATGGGTGTTTTGCCTTGGCTGGAACAAGGCTTTAACATTACATCGGCTGTAAGGCTGTTGGAATTATCCAACCCGAATGCGCCGCTGTTGAAAAGCTTATTGATCGAAGCGCCAGGGACTTACCATCACAGCGTCCTGGTCGGAAATCTGGCCGAAACTGCCGCTGAAGAAATTAAAGCTGATCCTGTGCTGGTTAGAGTCGGCGCGCTCTATCATGATATCGGCAAGCTGAAGAGACCGTATTTCTTTATAGAAAACCAGTTTTCCAAGGATAATCCCCACGAAAAGATTGCCCCGACGCTTAGTTCCCTAATTATCATTTCCCATATCAAAGACGGACTAGAAATGGCCAAAGAGCATAAGCTTCCATCCAATATTCAGGATATTATTGCGCAGCACCACGGGGACAGCACGGCATCGTTCTTTTACCATAAAGCACTCGAAGAGAATCCGGATATTTCGGAAGAAGCTTTCAGGTATGACGGGCAGCGTCCCCAGTCTAAAGAGGCGGCGCTGGTTCTTCTGGCGGATAATGTTGAAGCAGCCGTTCGTTCCCAGAAGGACAGTTCGCCGGGAAAAATTGAAGGATTGGTGCGTAAGATTATCAAGGAGAAATTTGATGAGGGCCTGCTTGACCAATGTGACTTAACCTTTAAGGACCTGGATAAGATATCTATAGCATTTGTTAAGGTTCTAAGCGGAATATTCCATTCCAGGATCGAGTACCCTGAATTGCCGTCAGCCAAGACCAAAGTGGCAGAGGAAGCGGGCACTGGTCAGAAACAGGAGGAACCCAAAACGCAAAAAGAGAATGAGTCTCCGACTAAGCAGGACAGCGAGCCTGGTTCGCCGTCTGAAAAAAATAATTCTCACGGATAG
- a CDS encoding helix-turn-helix transcriptional regulator, which translates to MQLSERQEKILELVKKSSPMTGEQIASQLNLNRATLRPDLTILTMAGVLEARPRVGYFYNGNAGPSPIAQRVRQLRVGDFKSIAAAVKESVSIYDAVVSMFTNNVGSLIVINDERELKGMVSRKDILKASLGNMDLHGMPISVIMTRMPNIIMAASDESVLEAARKLVQHQIDTLPVVESYINEGGRESFEVVGRFTKTNVTSLFVELGQDKFPNTAKWF; encoded by the coding sequence ATGCAGCTTTCCGAGCGCCAGGAGAAGATCCTCGAACTTGTGAAAAAATCCAGCCCGATGACGGGAGAACAAATAGCCAGTCAGCTGAATTTGAACAGGGCGACCTTAAGACCTGATCTGACAATTCTGACCATGGCGGGTGTATTGGAGGCGCGTCCCCGAGTCGGCTATTTTTATAATGGAAATGCGGGACCTTCACCTATCGCCCAAAGGGTCAGGCAGCTCAGAGTCGGTGATTTCAAATCGATTGCAGCTGCTGTCAAGGAGAGCGTCTCCATTTACGATGCAGTCGTATCCATGTTTACCAACAATGTCGGCAGTCTGATCGTGATTAATGATGAACGTGAGCTTAAGGGGATGGTTTCCCGCAAGGATATCCTGAAGGCTTCACTTGGCAATATGGATCTGCACGGGATGCCAATCAGTGTCATCATGACCAGGATGCCGAATATTATCATGGCCGCGTCCGATGAATCCGTACTCGAGGCCGCCAGAAAGCTGGTACAGCACCAAATTGATACGCTTCCGGTCGTCGAAAGCTATATCAATGAGGGAGGTCGCGAAAGTTTTGAGGTAGTTGGCAGATTTACAAAGACCAATGTAACCAGCCTGTTTGTAGAATTGGGCCAGGATAAATTTCCAAATACCGCAAAGTGGTTTTAG
- the glyS gene encoding glycine--tRNA ligase subunit beta, producing MSKDFLLEIGMEEMPAKFAPGAVAQLENNARKMLAELRLAYKNLQCYVTPRRLALYVEALAEKQQDISEEVKGPAQKAAFDAEGKPTKAAEGFARGQGVKTEDFFLKEINGVPYVYAVKYQKGEETEKLLSQVSLNLVTSLNFPKPMRWGDYEIRFARPIRWLISLFGDEVIPFSYAGIQAGRTSRGHRTLGSYIRIVQPAEYLNALESVFVLADQEKRKQNIWSQIQLLAAKVGGKVDQDENLLTEICHLVEYPTALLGEVDVKYMVLPGEVITTPMKEHQRYFPVRTEDGKLLPYFITVRNGDRTSLDIVKEGNKKVLKARLEDAAFYYREDLKSPLHTLIPKLGRVVYHEKLGTVGQRVARLQKLAVAIANEMGLDIKETAQVDRTAYLAKADLVSHMVYDFPELQGIMGAYYAGSNGEDPAVCAGILEHYRPRHAGDAFPSSVTGKVVSLADKLDAIVGSFGIGIQPTGSQDPYALRRQALGIVGLMVQDELDLSLLRLIEESYSIFSTQGITLESLEKIRPALLDFFVQRVRYLLQESGLRYDTIDAVMAHGTEKPAHLMKKAVVLAQVRDEADFVSYSNAYVRCVNLCKKAAAAAWQVSDLQVSSELALAECLHEKAPLIRTAVNDADFRKAYAFAAEIVPLIEKLFEDVMIMVEDEKLRNARLGLLKSCVEALGCLGDLTLLA from the coding sequence ATGAGCAAGGACTTTTTACTGGAAATTGGCATGGAAGAAATGCCCGCCAAATTTGCACCAGGTGCTGTGGCCCAACTGGAGAACAATGCCCGAAAAATGCTGGCGGAACTGCGTTTAGCGTATAAGAATCTGCAGTGCTATGTGACACCGAGGCGTCTGGCGCTCTATGTAGAAGCTCTGGCTGAGAAACAGCAGGATATCAGTGAGGAAGTCAAAGGACCTGCCCAGAAGGCAGCGTTTGATGCTGAAGGCAAACCGACCAAAGCTGCTGAAGGATTTGCGCGCGGACAGGGCGTCAAGACCGAAGACTTTTTTCTGAAAGAAATCAATGGCGTGCCCTATGTGTATGCTGTAAAATACCAAAAAGGCGAAGAAACCGAAAAGCTGCTGTCACAGGTCTCGCTGAATCTTGTTACGAGCCTCAACTTCCCGAAACCGATGCGCTGGGGAGATTATGAGATCCGTTTTGCACGCCCGATCCGCTGGCTTATCTCCTTGTTTGGCGACGAGGTAATCCCTTTCAGCTATGCCGGAATTCAGGCCGGAAGAACCTCACGTGGACACCGTACGCTTGGCAGCTATATCCGGATCGTTCAGCCGGCTGAATATCTGAATGCGCTGGAATCGGTTTTTGTGCTGGCTGACCAGGAGAAAAGAAAACAGAATATCTGGAGCCAGATCCAATTGTTGGCCGCTAAGGTCGGCGGCAAAGTCGACCAGGACGAGAACCTGCTGACTGAGATCTGCCATCTGGTGGAATATCCGACCGCTCTTCTGGGCGAAGTCGATGTCAAATATATGGTCCTGCCGGGAGAAGTCATCACCACGCCGATGAAGGAACATCAGCGTTATTTTCCGGTCAGGACGGAAGACGGCAAATTGCTGCCATACTTCATTACGGTACGGAATGGTGATAGAACCTCGCTCGATATCGTGAAAGAGGGCAATAAGAAAGTGCTCAAAGCCCGTCTGGAAGATGCTGCTTTCTATTACCGGGAAGATCTGAAAAGTCCGCTGCATACCCTGATTCCGAAACTGGGCAGGGTTGTGTATCACGAGAAACTTGGTACTGTCGGACAAAGGGTCGCCCGTCTTCAGAAACTGGCCGTCGCGATTGCGAACGAAATGGGTCTGGATATAAAAGAAACAGCACAGGTCGACCGGACGGCCTATCTGGCCAAAGCAGACCTTGTGTCGCACATGGTTTACGATTTCCCTGAACTCCAGGGAATCATGGGTGCGTACTATGCCGGAAGCAATGGTGAAGACCCGGCGGTGTGTGCCGGAATCCTTGAACATTACCGGCCGCGTCATGCCGGAGATGCGTTCCCTTCCTCTGTAACCGGGAAAGTGGTCAGTCTCGCTGATAAACTTGATGCGATCGTCGGTTCTTTCGGGATCGGCATCCAGCCGACTGGTTCGCAGGACCCGTATGCACTAAGGCGTCAGGCGCTTGGAATCGTCGGCCTGATGGTTCAAGATGAACTGGACCTGTCTCTTCTGCGGCTAATCGAAGAGTCCTACAGCATCTTCAGCACACAGGGAATTACGTTGGAATCGTTGGAGAAGATCAGACCGGCCCTTCTGGACTTCTTCGTCCAAAGGGTCCGCTACCTGCTCCAGGAATCTGGACTGCGCTACGATACGATTGATGCTGTCATGGCCCACGGAACAGAAAAGCCTGCTCATCTGATGAAAAAGGCCGTAGTACTCGCCCAAGTCAGGGATGAAGCTGACTTTGTCTCCTACAGCAACGCCTATGTCCGTTGCGTGAACCTCTGCAAGAAAGCAGCTGCCGCTGCATGGCAGGTTTCCGATTTACAAGTAAGCTCGGAGCTGGCGCTCGCCGAATGTCTGCACGAAAAAGCTCCACTGATTCGGACGGCTGTGAACGATGCGGATTTCAGGAAAGCCTACGCATTTGCTGCTGAGATCGTACCATTGATCGAAAAACTGTTTGAAGATGTCATGATCATGGTCGAAGATGAAAAGCTCAGAAATGCTCGTCTGGGATTGTTGAAGAGCTGTGTGGAAGCCCTGGGCTGTCTCGGAGACCTGACACTTCTAGCGTAG
- the glyQ gene encoding glycine--tRNA ligase subunit alpha, whose translation MKFQDLILALNQFWGEQGCIIAQPYDIEKGAGTMNPATFLRALGPEPWNVAYVEPSRRPTDGRYGENPNRLQHYFQYQVILKPSPDNVQELYLESLERLGINPADHDIRFVEDNWESPTLGAWGLGWEVWLDGMEVTQFTYFQQCGGIDCKPVCAEITYGIERLATFIQGKDSVFDIEWVGDISYGDIYLQNEIDFSRYNFEVADIDALRQWFDMYEKESERTVQAGLVVPAYDYVLKCSHAFNLLEARGAISVTERTGYIARVRHLARLCAQAYVTQRETLGFPLLKKRGE comes from the coding sequence ATGAAATTTCAAGATCTTATTCTGGCTCTTAACCAGTTTTGGGGAGAGCAGGGATGTATTATTGCTCAGCCCTACGATATTGAAAAAGGCGCAGGAACGATGAACCCGGCCACTTTTTTACGGGCGCTGGGACCGGAACCCTGGAATGTGGCTTATGTGGAGCCGTCCAGGCGTCCGACCGACGGCAGATACGGTGAAAACCCGAACCGTCTGCAGCACTATTTTCAATACCAGGTCATTCTGAAGCCTTCGCCGGATAATGTCCAGGAGCTTTATCTGGAAAGCCTGGAGCGACTCGGAATTAATCCGGCCGACCATGATATCCGGTTTGTGGAAGACAACTGGGAGTCCCCTACACTGGGGGCCTGGGGCCTTGGTTGGGAAGTCTGGCTGGACGGCATGGAAGTCACGCAGTTCACCTACTTTCAGCAGTGCGGCGGCATTGACTGCAAACCCGTCTGCGCAGAAATTACGTATGGGATAGAAAGGCTGGCGACCTTTATTCAGGGCAAGGACAGCGTCTTTGATATTGAGTGGGTCGGAGACATTAGCTACGGTGATATTTATCTGCAGAATGAAATTGATTTTTCACGCTACAACTTTGAAGTGGCTGACATCGATGCGCTGCGGCAGTGGTTTGATATGTACGAGAAGGAATCAGAGCGGACCGTCCAGGCAGGCCTGGTCGTGCCGGCCTACGATTATGTACTGAAATGCTCTCACGCGTTTAACCTTCTGGAAGCCCGGGGGGCGATCAGTGTGACGGAAAGAACCGGGTACATTGCCAGAGTAAGACACCTGGCCCGTCTGTGTGCCCAGGCCTATGTCACCCAGAGGGAAACACTCGGGTTTCCTTTACTGAAAAAAAGGGGGGAATAA
- a CDS encoding PhoH family protein, with protein sequence MRNESKLNLKDKEEALNLFGLEDVNLRFLEERLGCQIVFRSEEMTISGEEQQVKLAEAVLRQLLDLIRKGNTLTLADVTYVVSQVEEGSVKDMAQNLTHIIATTQRGRPIKPKTLGQAKYVKAIAKDSLVFGIGPAGTGKTYLAVVMAVKALRAKEVNRIVLTRPAVEAGEKLGFLPGDLQEKVNPYLRPLYDALYDLLGPETTARYIEKGTIEIAPLAYMRGRTLDDSFIILDEAQNTSPEQMKMFLTRLGFASKAVVTGDITQVDLPRGNYSGLIEVQHILKGIGDISFHYFTLDDIVRNPLVQSIIHAYDAQDIKEDKQSGKD encoded by the coding sequence TTGCGTAATGAATCAAAACTCAACCTAAAAGATAAAGAAGAAGCATTAAACCTGTTCGGTCTCGAGGACGTCAACTTAAGATTTTTGGAAGAGCGTCTCGGCTGTCAGATTGTTTTTCGCAGTGAAGAGATGACGATTTCAGGTGAAGAACAACAGGTCAAGCTTGCCGAAGCAGTCCTCAGACAGCTTCTGGACTTAATTCGGAAAGGCAATACACTGACCCTGGCCGATGTAACGTATGTTGTTTCCCAGGTGGAAGAGGGCAGCGTGAAGGATATGGCTCAAAACCTCACCCATATCATCGCGACGACGCAAAGGGGGCGCCCGATCAAACCCAAGACGCTCGGACAGGCCAAGTATGTTAAAGCCATTGCCAAGGATTCACTCGTCTTTGGCATCGGACCCGCCGGGACAGGAAAGACCTATCTGGCGGTGGTCATGGCGGTCAAGGCGCTGAGGGCCAAAGAAGTGAACAGGATTGTTCTCACCCGGCCTGCGGTGGAAGCCGGAGAAAAACTCGGTTTTTTGCCCGGCGATTTGCAGGAGAAGGTCAATCCGTACCTCAGGCCGCTCTATGATGCGCTCTATGATCTTCTTGGACCGGAAACGACCGCGCGGTATATTGAGAAAGGCACGATTGAGATTGCTCCGTTGGCCTATATGCGCGGGCGTACGCTAGACGATTCATTTATTATTCTGGATGAGGCCCAAAATACATCCCCGGAGCAAATGAAAATGTTTCTGACCAGGCTTGGATTTGCCTCCAAAGCAGTGGTTACCGGTGACATTACCCAGGTTGACCTTCCCCGCGGTAATTATTCAGGGCTGATTGAAGTACAACATATCCTGAAAGGTATCGGAGATATTTCCTTCCATTACTTTACTTTGGACGATATTGTACGTAACCCGCTTGTACAAAGCATTATTCACGCTTACGATGCGCAAGATATAAAAGAGGACAAGCAGTCCGGTAAGGATTGA
- the cdd gene encoding cytidine deaminase, whose amino-acid sequence MRNDQSIDINQTAELIRQAHQACEDAYAPYSCYKVGAAVLWESGRITSGVNVENASYGLTVCAERNAVFHGIGLGERRIKAVAVTVPREEMPSPCGACRQVIREFATDCLVLLSNGGGEIRQISLNDLLPDSFGPEFLK is encoded by the coding sequence ATGAGGAATGATCAGTCTATAGATATCAACCAGACTGCGGAGCTGATTCGCCAGGCGCATCAGGCTTGTGAAGATGCTTATGCCCCTTACTCTTGCTACAAGGTTGGAGCCGCCGTTCTCTGGGAATCCGGGAGGATCACTTCCGGTGTTAATGTCGAAAATGCCTCTTACGGACTGACTGTTTGTGCGGAACGCAATGCTGTGTTCCATGGGATCGGTTTGGGGGAAAGGCGGATCAAAGCGGTTGCTGTCACAGTTCCACGCGAGGAAATGCCATCCCCATGCGGGGCCTGCCGACAGGTGATCCGGGAGTTCGCAACGGATTGCCTTGTTTTGCTCAGCAATGGCGGCGGAGAAATCAGGCAAATCAGTTTGAACGATCTTCTCCCTGATTCGTTTGGTCCGGAGTTTTTAAAATAA
- the era gene encoding GTPase Era yields MNKQEKKGFRSGFVAVIGRPNAGKSTLLNTLLGQKVLIISDKPQATRNRIRCILTEERGQIIFFDTPGIHKPKHRLGEYMVAAAKSTLQGVDFAICVVDVSVPFGSGDEYVLQVIKDSGVPCILALNKIDLISKDQLLEKIADFAKIADFKEIVPISALQSENTTKLMDLIFEALLPGPMYFPDDVVIDQPEKFVVAELIREKLMNLTREEVPHSVAVVVDKMEEKKSLIKIEAVILVERDSQKGIVIGKEGNVLKEVGRLAREEIETLLGSKVFLELWVKVKKDWRNQNNQLRDLGYNLKDLKE; encoded by the coding sequence TTGAACAAACAAGAGAAAAAAGGTTTTCGATCGGGTTTTGTTGCGGTGATCGGACGGCCCAATGCCGGGAAGTCGACCTTGCTGAATACGCTTTTGGGCCAGAAAGTGCTGATTATATCCGACAAGCCGCAGGCAACCAGAAACAGAATCCGGTGTATCCTTACCGAAGAACGCGGGCAGATCATCTTTTTTGACACGCCCGGTATTCATAAACCGAAGCACCGTCTGGGTGAATACATGGTCGCGGCCGCCAAAAGCACTTTGCAGGGCGTCGATTTTGCGATATGCGTCGTCGATGTCTCTGTACCGTTTGGATCGGGGGATGAATACGTGCTTCAGGTCATTAAGGACAGCGGAGTTCCATGCATTCTGGCCTTAAATAAAATTGACCTGATTTCCAAGGATCAGCTGCTGGAGAAAATAGCCGACTTTGCCAAAATAGCAGATTTTAAAGAAATCGTTCCAATTTCAGCTTTACAGTCCGAGAATACCACGAAGTTAATGGATCTGATTTTTGAAGCACTTCTGCCTGGCCCAATGTACTTTCCGGATGATGTCGTCATTGACCAGCCGGAGAAGTTTGTCGTTGCAGAGCTGATCAGAGAAAAGCTGATGAACCTGACCAGAGAAGAAGTTCCGCACTCGGTCGCTGTCGTGGTCGATAAGATGGAAGAGAAAAAATCCCTGATTAAGATAGAGGCTGTGATCCTCGTCGAACGTGATTCCCAGAAAGGAATTGTGATTGGCAAGGAAGGAAATGTCTTAAAAGAAGTCGGAAGGCTCGCCCGGGAAGAAATTGAAACGCTGCTGGGCAGCAAGGTATTCCTTGAACTTTGGGTCAAAGTCAAGAAGGACTGGCGCAACCAGAATAACCAGCTCAGGGATCTGGGATATAATCTGAAGGACCTGAAAGAATAA
- the ybeY gene encoding rRNA maturation RNase YbeY, with protein sequence MELDISWEEDSVAEDEQNKIAKLLRAGIQKALLEGGGQDDAEIGLVLTNDESIHLLNKTYRGIDSPTDVLSFALREKGEGEPEIYFNPQSDKDKKERLEYSLEEIIDEEDDKDLDEYEEDNFEEYEEDDDDLSYCDTTLGDIVISVERARSQAIAYGHSFAREIVYLAVHGTLHLLGYDHGSEEDSSVMRRLEEQVMDQLSLLR encoded by the coding sequence ATGGAACTAGATATCAGTTGGGAAGAGGATTCTGTTGCAGAAGATGAACAAAATAAAATAGCAAAATTGCTTCGTGCGGGCATTCAGAAAGCGCTTCTTGAGGGAGGCGGCCAGGATGACGCTGAGATCGGACTTGTCCTGACCAATGATGAATCCATTCATCTCCTGAATAAGACGTACCGCGGAATTGACAGCCCTACGGACGTCCTGTCTTTTGCCCTTCGGGAAAAGGGGGAAGGGGAGCCGGAGATTTATTTTAATCCTCAGTCGGACAAAGATAAGAAAGAACGGCTTGAGTATTCTCTCGAAGAAATTATCGACGAAGAAGATGATAAAGATCTTGACGAATACGAAGAAGATAATTTTGAGGAGTACGAAGAGGATGACGATGATTTGAGCTACTGCGATACGACTCTCGGTGATATCGTGATTTCTGTCGAAAGAGCTCGTTCTCAGGCCATTGCGTATGGGCATTCCTTTGCCAGAGAGATTGTTTACCTGGCAGTGCACGGAACACTGCACCTTCTGGGGTACGATCATGGCAGTGAGGAGGATTCCAGTGTCATGAGGCGTCTGGAGGAACAGGTTATGGATCAGCTGAGCCTGCTGCGCTGA
- a CDS encoding diacylglycerol kinase family protein — protein sequence MPDIHKPAGFIGSCRRSLQGIAYSLRTEKHLRFHFFVAAVVVLAGAYFRLSGIHWLFIIYAIGSVLVAELFNTALESAIDLAEPGYHPLAGLGKDVASGAVLVAAIQAVIIGIIIFGSYIF from the coding sequence ATGCCGGATATCCATAAGCCTGCTGGTTTTATCGGCAGCTGCAGACGGTCTTTGCAAGGGATTGCTTACTCGCTGAGAACAGAAAAACACCTCAGATTTCATTTTTTTGTCGCTGCGGTTGTTGTTCTGGCCGGCGCTTACTTTCGTCTTTCAGGCATTCACTGGCTATTTATTATTTATGCCATTGGCAGCGTTCTGGTGGCGGAATTGTTCAATACCGCGCTGGAAAGCGCGATTGATTTGGCTGAACCCGGGTACCATCCCCTTGCCGGCCTCGGCAAGGATGTTGCTTCCGGTGCCGTACTGGTTGCCGCCATACAGGCCGTGATTATCGGAATCATTATATTCGGATCTTATATTTTTTAG